The Alistipes sp. ZOR0009 sequence CTCCGGGTCGTACTAGCTGTAGCCCTTCCTGCCATCCTTCAATGAGGTCTTTCATCGGTACTTTGGTTGGGACGCCTAGCTCGTATGAGGAGTCGAACTTAGAGCCATTAAGGAAACGGCTCTCGTAGTTAATAAGAACGGAGTCTTGGAGTGTTGGTGCTGCTTCGGGCGAATTTCCTCGGACAATTATTTCGTATTGAAGGCCGCTGGGAGTCGTTTTTATGTTTGCCTTTTTCTTATTTTCAGCGAAAAAGCGAATTTCCTCATCGGAGTTATCCTTCGTTATCTTGGCTATACGATCCTGCTCTTTCGTATAGGCCTGACTTTGGAGTAATTCTAGCAAATAAGCTTGCTGTTCCGAATCGATCAGCTTACCGGTGCTTTTGCTCGCCTTCATCCCTTGGTATACCAAGTCGTAGTTTAGCACCATATTAATTTGATCCAGCGAGTTGGCAACAGCCATTCCGTACGCATATGAAATGCTGTCGTTTTGTGTTCTTAGAAACACCTTGGTGGTGTTGGTCTGAGCAAATGAAATACTGGCAACAAGCGCAAGTATTCCAACTAGGGCAATCCTTACTTTCATAACGGAGGTTTTTAGTTTGATTTGTACCTAACAAGTAACCGTTAAGGTTGCCATAAAGTTGGATTTTGACGAAAATTAAAGTAGTCTGGTTCGAGAAGTATAAAAAAATCCCCTCGCATCAGAAGGGATTTCCTTTAGATTTTCAGTCTTAGTATAATTGGGATACTTCTTGCTTTATTTTTTGTTTGGCTGCCTGGTTGGGCGATGCATCAAGATTGGCGTATGCTTCTAGGATAATTCTTGATAGCTGTATGGCCCTATCTGTTGGTTCAACTTTTAGGCTGCACGAGTTTATAAGTCCTACAGTATTGTTCTTAGCGTTTACAATGTGGGTCCAAGCATCCTGGCTTAGGTAAAGTTGCTGTGATAGATTGTGCTCAAATTCCGAACGGATGCTGCTTAGCAGCTTCGATTGCAGCTCGTTGGCAGTTTGGCATTGTCCAACTCTTACTAAAAGAGAGTCTGGTGCTATTCTTTCCAAAAAAATAAGGCATCGTTCGTAGGCCTGTAGCCTTAATGGAATGGTTATTTTGCTCGATGAAATCTTCTTTTCAACTTCTTTTAAGGACGTTTGGTTACGCGAAATAAGCATCATGGCCACAATGGCAACGGCGCTAATGCTTGCTATAGATGCGATAAGTAGGATTTCCATCTTCATTAAATTTTTCCAAAAATATAATATAACTGCGGACAATTGTCATCCTTTTTGAAGGTTTGGGGTTAAGGTTTACCATATTTCGCTTATTTTGCAGAAAAATTTTGCTAAATGAGTTCATCAAAAAAATCAAAAGGAAAACACCCGTTGAGAAGGGTGGTTATAGCTATTGGTTTGGTTGGCGTATGTGCTGCCCTAATATGGGGCTACGTTCAGTATACCCGAGTGTATAAGAATAACGTAGAGTTGGGCGAAAAAAAATCGGCCTACGTTTGTATTCCAACAGGAAGTGACTTTGCTTCTACCATGTCAATATTTAAAGAAAGCGGCTATATTAAAGATTTTGACTCGTTTGAGCGCTATGCAAACGTTAGGGGATACTTCAATAAAATTCGGCCAGGAAGATATAAACTGGTGAAAGGAATGAGTAACCATAGGTTGCTGAACATGCTTCAGTCTGGGACGCAGGAGCCTGTTCGTCTTGCAATAAACAATATCAGAACTAAAGAAAAGCTGGCTTCTATAATAGGTAAAAATTTGGAACCCGACTCGTTGAAAATTATAGCATTGCTTAATAGCGATTCTGTTGCAGCCTCGTTAGGAATGACTCCAGAAACGATTATTAGCCTTTTTATTCCTAATACTTATGAAATGTACTGGAATATTTCGGCCTCGGATTTAATCGGAAGGATGAAAAAGGAGTATGACGGGTTTTGGTCAAAAAAAGGAAGGCAGCATAAGGCCGATTCGATGTCGTTAACCCGTGAGCAGGTGATTACAGTTGCTTCTATTGTTGATGAAGAAACCAACTATTCGCCAGAAATGCCAACCATTGCAGGTGTTTACCTTAATCGAATCAAAAAGGGGATGCTCCTTCAGGCTGATCCAACCGTAAAATTTGCCATTGGAGATCCTACTATTCGTCGTATTCTTAATCGTCATTTGGTCTTTGATTCGCCATATAATACGTATAAGTATAAAGGGTTGCCTCCAGGTCCAATTGCACTACCTTCGATAGAGGCTATTGATGCTGTGCTGAATAGCCATAAAACGGATTACCTCTATTTTTGTGCTAAAGCAGATTTTTCAGGAGCGCATGCTTTTGCCACTAACGAGGCTGACCATTTGAAAAATGCGAGGGAATACCAAACTGCACTAAATAAACGAAATATCAAGAAATAGAAAAGGCCGCAATTGCGGCCTTTTCTATTTCTTGATATGTTATTAAAGGATGTTTACCTCTTTTTCGAGTTCAATCGAGAACTTGATTCTTACGGCCTCTATAATTTCGTTTGCAAGGTCTATAACTTCTTCCCCTTTCGCATTTCCTAGGTTTATTAGCACCAAAGCCTGCTGGCTATGAACTCCAACATTACCTCGCTTTATACCCTTAAATCCGCAGGTTTCAATGAGCCATGCGGCTGGGATTTTAACCATTTGGTTTGCCGCAGGGTAACTTGGGATGTTTGCGTAGCTGCTTTGAATAGTTTCGAATAGATTTTGGTTTATGGTTGGGTTTTTAAAAAAACTACCACAGTTGCCAAAAACTTTGGGAGAGGGGAGTTTTCGCTCTCTTATTGATATTACGGCATTACGAACAGTTTGGATGTTTGTTTTCGAGTAGTTCTTTAACTCCTCTTCAATGTTCCCATAGTGGGTTTTTAAGGTTGGGGTTTTACTCAATTCGAAGGTTACATGGGTAATTACAGTCTTCCCTTTTAGGCTGCGTTTAAATATGCTATCTCTATAGCCGAATTGGCATTCCTCGTTGCTAAATGAAAAAGGAGATTGATTCTCAATATAAAATCCGTCAACCTTGATAATTGTATCTTTTACCTCTACTCCATATGCTCCAATATTTTGCACTGGGCAAGCACCTACATTTCCCGGTATTAAAGAGAGATTTTCTAGGCCACCTAATTCTCTTTCGACCGTAAATTTTACGAAGTCGTCCCAATCCACACCCGCACTCGATTTAATCCAAACGCTATTAGGTGTTTCGTTTACAATCTCTATATTTTTTTCTAGAGGTTGTAGGACTACTCCATCAAAGTCGCTGGTAAATATGCTATTGCTACCTCCTCCTAGGATGTATAAGGGCGATTGGTTATTTTTTAGGAAACTGAAGAGTTCGTCGTTGTTACAGGTCTGAATAAATTTTCTGGCCTTGGCTTCGATTCCAAAAGTGGTTAGCTCCTTTAAGGAGACGTTTTCTTTTACAATCATCAATATTGTTTTTGTTTTACACAAAGATACCATAGCACAGATGTTATGCGCTATAAGTCGTGTTAAATGGTAAAAAAGGCTATTCTGTCTCTTCTGTAACTTCTGGATTTATACCAATAATTTCGAGAACACCCTCCTTGCTCTGTACTGCAATCATTTGGTACACGATGTAAATTGCACCAATGATCAGCAGGTAGGTATTGTTGGCAAAAAAGAAGAGTGTTAGGTTGATAAGAAATGCTGCGCAAACAATGAGCAGTTTGGTGATGAATGCAACTCGGTATATTCTTAAGCTGGCCTCAGTGGGGCTTTTAGTGTCGATTCGAGATATCCTTTTGCTGTAAATTCGATTTGCTAGCGGAATGGCTATAACTCCAACAGCTATTGCTGCAATGTATAGTTTGGTAGATAGCTCCTCGCTAGGAGCAAATCCTACAAATTTTTTAATAAGGGAGGTTGATAGTAGGAGTACAATCATGGCTCCGATGCAGCTCCAGTTAAGCAGGGTTAGTGATGATGTCGTTTTGTTGATTTGTTCTTCTAGGAATTTCATGACGGCGCTATTTTGTTAACTTTAGGTTCGATGTGTATTCCATGCATTTTTTGAGGCATTCAGCTGTAATCAATGCATCTTCTAGAGCGTTATGCTCATCGCTTTCGCGGCTTAATCCAAAATAGTCGGCTATGGCATTTAGGCTGAGAGATTGTGGTGTTTTTACCCCATTTTTTGATAAAATTTCAAACAGATAAAATGCAATGTTATGCAAGTCGAGCAGCTTGTTTGAAAAAGGCCATTCCTTTTTCTCTTTTCTGTAGGCTGCTTTTAGAAAAACGACGTCATACATTACGCTTTGTCCGCAGATATTTACACTTTTGAGGGCGTTGAATTTACTCCCTGTATTGGGAAGTGTTGCATGTATCCATTCCTCAAATTCATCTAGTACTTCGTAAAGCATTGGGGCATCTTCAAGTTCCTCCCAGGTTAGCTGGTGTATCTTTTGCGAAGAAAGGGAGAAACTCTCCTCATTTTCGGGATATACGTTAGATATATACGTGTCAAGCAGTTCCCAGTTGTTGCTGTACAATCCTGCTCCAACTTGAATAATTTCGTGCCATCCAGGCTCAATTCCGCTTAGCTCTAAATCCAGTACTAGGTGTGCCATAGGTTAAAATGGAAGCTTCAAAGTTATAACTTAAGTGTAATTTTCCTATATGGTGCAAAAAAAAGACCATCAAGCAATGGTCTTCTTTTTTATAATTTGATGGATTATCTAGTAAACCTTTCTAACATTTTTAGCAACATCTTGTCCATGGATGTTTTGCTCAACGGTAAATTCAACTGGATCGCCAGGCATTAAATCGTTAAAGTCAACATCTTGTAGGTCTAAATAGTGGAAGAATAGGTTGTTGTTCGGATGTTTAATGAATCCGTAACCGTTCTTCAAGCTAAGTATTTCACCCTCTTGGTATTCTTCTGCCGAAATTTTTGCTTTCGAAGGAGATGAAGGGATGTTGGTGGTGATATTAACCTTTGGTGCGCTTTCGTTGCTAACGAATAGGTTGTCAACAATGTCGAGATCCTCGTCGTTATTGTCAATTTCGCTATGCATAGGAATTGGGTAACTAACCTCTTCTAGTAGATCTTGAGATGTTTTGGTTACAACCTTTTGACCTTCATCGTTGGTATACTCAAATTCCCATCCAAGAACCATAACTCGGGTTCCGAGGGTGTTTAGCTTGCGAACCAATGGAACATAATCACCATTAGAAGCAATTAAAACTACTACGTCAAACTTTTTTAGGATAGAAAGTTCAAATGCTTCAAGCGCTAACCACACGTCAATACCTCTTTCTTCCTTCTTTCCAAAATTATTCTTGAATGGGAGGTAGTGGGTAATTACGCCTTCAGACATTAGAATGTCATCAAAAACGCGGTCGTAGTAGAGCTGATTTCCTCTTTGGCTAGCATCTTGAGCGCTGTAACGACATCTGAAATAGTGAGCATCTGCGATCTTACAAAGCTTAATGTCTACGTCTTCTTCTTTACCTACTAGGTGACGGATGTAATAATGCAGACCAGAAATGCTTAGACGTCTTTTGCGAGGGTGAACGTAGTTGTAGTAATTGCTGACTTGTAAGAAGTAGTTTCCGTCGTAAAAGACACCAATCCTCTTTAAAGAAGAGGCACATCCATTGTTCATAATTGTACTGTTATTAATTTAATATAAAATTTATGTATTCAGGGCGTGTTAGTAACACTTCACTGTTTTCCAAAACTCAACGGCTATGCTAATTAAGCATTTGTAAAATTACGACGTATTTTTAAAAAAATCACTAGGCAAAGTCAAAATAATCTATTTTTTATAAAAAAAAACAGGAATGACGGCTGAAAGTTCATTTTCAACTATATATCTAGTAAGGTTTTTTCTGGATTCTCTCCGTTGTAAAGTAGGAAGATTGGATTTTCTAGCAGCTGTTTAACTCTAACCAAGAAGCCTACGGAATCTTTCCCGTCAATAATTCTGTGGTCGTAGGAGAGGGCTATGTACATCATTGGGCGAATTTCTACTTTCCCATTGATAGCAACAGGGCGTTCGATGATGTTGTGCATTCCTAGTATTCCCGATTGTGGAGGATTGATTATGGGGGTTGACATCATTGAACCAAATACTCCTCCGTTGGTGATTGTAAATGTACCTCCAGTCATTTCATCTAGTGAGAGCTTTCCGTTTCGTCCTTTATCTGCCAGCTCCTGTATCTTTTTTTCAATTCCGGCTAGCGAAAGGTTTTGAGCATCGCGTACAATTGGAACCATCAATCCTTTTGGGGTTTGCACTGCTATGGAAATATCGTAGTAGCTTGGAGTGATGATTTCATCCCCATTAATCATAGAGTTTACCATAGGGTGTTGCTTTAGAGCCTCGACTGTAGCTTTTGTGAAGAAGGACATAATTCCCAGCTTGGTACCATGCTTCTCAACGAATTCTTTCTGGTATTTTTTACGTAGCTCCATCACAGCCGTCATATCTACCTCATTAAAGGTGGTAAGCATGGCAGTTTCGTTCTTTACGGCAACTAAACGTTGCGCCAGTTTTTTACGCAGCTGGCTCATTGGCACTCGTTCTTCGGCCCGTTCGGAGGTTGGCTGCGACTTTTCCACATTGGGATAAGGCTGTTTTGTAACTTTTTCGACAGCAGAAGAGGTGATGCGCTGGAGTCCCTTTATAATGTCGTCTACAGATAAATTGCTTTCTTCCATCATTTTCTTTGCAATAGGAGAAATTTTTATTTTCTCGTACTCTGCTGGTTGGATCTCTTTTTGGAGTACCTTGTCAGAATCCTTCTTTTTTTCTGCCAATGGCGGTGTTGTTAAGCTATTTTCGGCAGATTTTGGAACATCGGATGATGGAATTCCTGCTCCTTCAGTATTTATGGTTGCTGCTATACTTCCAACTTTTACGGTTGTATGTGCTGGAGTATTTATCCTAATAGTACCGCTATCGGAGGCTATGAGCATTAAGGTAGCCTTTTCCGATTCCACTTCGGCAACTTCTTGGTCTTTTTCTACAAAGGAACCATCTTCTACTAGCCAGCTGGCTATTTCTACTTCTGATATTGATTCTCCTGGGCTAGGAATGAGTATTTCAACGGTCATGTCTACTGTTTTTTTGTTTGGTTAAAATATCTGTGCTCGGGCTTATGGTCTGCCTTATATTTACCGACTTCGCATTGTAGTCCACAATATTTGTTCTGTAGATTGCAGGTACATTGGCGGAATATTTTGCCAATAATTTCTTCCTGTTCCATAAAATGTAGCTTGCTTAATCCTACAGCAGGACTTCCGCTTGATTGGCGTGCAACAACTTCTATGGGGACGATGTTTTTCATCTGCTGAGAAATGAAAGTCCACGCTCCCATATTTTCTGGTTCTTCCTGAATCCATATCCATTTTATGGCGTTAGAATAGTGGTTGAGTATTTCTTTTACTTGACCTTCGGGGAATGGGTAGAGCTGCTCTATACGTATGATTGCTAAATCAGTTGCGTTATAGAGTTCCTTTTTATCGAGAAGGTCGTAGTAAATTTTACCGGTGCAAAAAACAACTCGGAGAACTTCATTTGGTTGTGTATTGTTATCGTCAATAACCTCCTTAAAACAGCCTGCTGCAATATCGTCGAGTCTAGAAACGCATTTTGCGTGACGAAGCATACTTTTGGGTGTAAAGACTACTAAAGGGAGCTTGTTGCTGCGCTTAGTCTGACGGCGGATAAGATGAAACATGTTGGCCGGAGTTGTAGGGTAGGCTACCTGCATGTTCAGATTCGCAGAGAGCGTCAAAAAACGTTCGATACGCGCGCTTGAATGCTCCGGTCCTTGTCCCTCGTAGCCATGAGGTAAGAAAAGGGCTAGATTGCTCATCAGTCCCCATTTGTCTTCTGCTGAACTGATGTATTGGTCAATCATTGCTTGGGCAACATTGTGGAAATCTCCAAATTGAGCTTCCCATACGGTGAGCCCTTCGGGTGAGGTGAGGCTGTATCCATACTCGAATGCCATAACGGCATATTCAGAGAGTATGGAATTGTAGATATCTACAGGTGCTTGATTGGGGCTAATTTGTTGGTAGGGATAGTACCTGTCGTCTGAGTTTTCGACGGTATAAACGGCATGACGGTGAGAGAAGGTTCCTCTTTCGCTATCTTGTCCGCTAATTCTGACGCGGTGACCTTCTGCTGCCAATGAGGCTAACGCGAGTTGCTCCCCTAGTGCCCAATCTATTTCATTTTTTGATATTGA is a genomic window containing:
- the murB gene encoding UDP-N-acetylmuramate dehydrogenase, with protein sequence MIVKENVSLKELTTFGIEAKARKFIQTCNNDELFSFLKNNQSPLYILGGGSNSIFTSDFDGVVLQPLEKNIEIVNETPNSVWIKSSAGVDWDDFVKFTVERELGGLENLSLIPGNVGACPVQNIGAYGVEVKDTIIKVDGFYIENQSPFSFSNEECQFGYRDSIFKRSLKGKTVITHVTFELSKTPTLKTHYGNIEEELKNYSKTNIQTVRNAVISIRERKLPSPKVFGNCGSFFKNPTINQNLFETIQSSYANIPSYPAANQMVKIPAAWLIETCGFKGIKRGNVGVHSQQALVLINLGNAKGEEVIDLANEIIEAVRIKFSIELEKEVNIL
- a CDS encoding NYN domain-containing protein; its protein translation is MNNGCASSLKRIGVFYDGNYFLQVSNYYNYVHPRKRRLSISGLHYYIRHLVGKEEDVDIKLCKIADAHYFRCRYSAQDASQRGNQLYYDRVFDDILMSEGVITHYLPFKNNFGKKEERGIDVWLALEAFELSILKKFDVVVLIASNGDYVPLVRKLNTLGTRVMVLGWEFEYTNDEGQKVVTKTSQDLLEEVSYPIPMHSEIDNNDEDLDIVDNLFVSNESAPKVNITTNIPSSPSKAKISAEEYQEGEILSLKNGYGFIKHPNNNLFFHYLDLQDVDFNDLMPGDPVEFTVEQNIHGQDVAKNVRKVY
- the mltG gene encoding endolytic transglycosylase MltG, with protein sequence MSSSKKSKGKHPLRRVVIAIGLVGVCAALIWGYVQYTRVYKNNVELGEKKSAYVCIPTGSDFASTMSIFKESGYIKDFDSFERYANVRGYFNKIRPGRYKLVKGMSNHRLLNMLQSGTQEPVRLAINNIRTKEKLASIIGKNLEPDSLKIIALLNSDSVAASLGMTPETIISLFIPNTYEMYWNISASDLIGRMKKEYDGFWSKKGRQHKADSMSLTREQVITVASIVDEETNYSPEMPTIAGVYLNRIKKGMLLQADPTVKFAIGDPTIRRILNRHLVFDSPYNTYKYKGLPPGPIALPSIEAIDAVLNSHKTDYLYFCAKADFSGAHAFATNEADHLKNAREYQTALNKRNIKK
- a CDS encoding FKBP-type peptidyl-prolyl cis-trans isomerase, whose amino-acid sequence is MKVRIALVGILALVASISFAQTNTTKVFLRTQNDSISYAYGMAVANSLDQINMVLNYDLVYQGMKASKSTGKLIDSEQQAYLLELLQSQAYTKEQDRIAKITKDNSDEEIRFFAENKKKANIKTTPSGLQYEIIVRGNSPEAAPTLQDSVLINYESRFLNGSKFDSSYELGVPTKVPMKDLIEGWQEGLQLVRPGDTIMLYIPSSLAYGAEGNSKIEPNKGLIFRVDLIKVIKGNMK
- a CDS encoding 3'-5' exonuclease, with amino-acid sequence MAHLVLDLELSGIEPGWHEIIQVGAGLYSNNWELLDTYISNVYPENEESFSLSSQKIHQLTWEELEDAPMLYEVLDEFEEWIHATLPNTGSKFNALKSVNICGQSVMYDVVFLKAAYRKEKKEWPFSNKLLDLHNIAFYLFEILSKNGVKTPQSLSLNAIADYFGLSRESDEHNALEDALITAECLKKCMEYTSNLKLTK
- the odhB gene encoding 2-oxoglutarate dehydrogenase complex dihydrolipoyllysine-residue succinyltransferase, with amino-acid sequence MTVEILIPSPGESISEVEIASWLVEDGSFVEKDQEVAEVESEKATLMLIASDSGTIRINTPAHTTVKVGSIAATINTEGAGIPSSDVPKSAENSLTTPPLAEKKKDSDKVLQKEIQPAEYEKIKISPIAKKMMEESNLSVDDIIKGLQRITSSAVEKVTKQPYPNVEKSQPTSERAEERVPMSQLRKKLAQRLVAVKNETAMLTTFNEVDMTAVMELRKKYQKEFVEKHGTKLGIMSFFTKATVEALKQHPMVNSMINGDEIITPSYYDISIAVQTPKGLMVPIVRDAQNLSLAGIEKKIQELADKGRNGKLSLDEMTGGTFTITNGGVFGSMMSTPIINPPQSGILGMHNIIERPVAINGKVEIRPMMYIALSYDHRIIDGKDSVGFLVRVKQLLENPIFLLYNGENPEKTLLDI